DNA sequence from the Streptomyces sp. HUAS 15-9 genome:
CGGGTGCCGGCGATCTGCCGGACGGCGCCTTCCCGCGGGTGGTCGCGGCGACCGTCGTGGCGGCCGTCGGAGGCGCCGTCGAGTTCTCGGGGAACGCCGGATCACTCGCCAGGACGCGGGCGGAGCTGACCGTGATCCCGCTGTCGGTCACGCTGACCGGCGCCCTGGTGATCGCCGCCGGATTCCTGCGGCCGCTGCGGCACCGGGCGGTCGCCGGGGCCGGGGAACTGGCCGGGTGGGCCGCCCGTATCGCGGTGCTGTGGCTGTTCGCGCTGATCGGCCTGGCCCTGGCGGCCCGTCAGACCTTCAGCGTCGGCCTCGGCAACGGTGTGCTCAGTGACATCGGTGAACTCCTCGACGCCACCCCGACGGTCGGGTTCACCACGAACTCCCCGCTGACGGTGGTGTACGGGCTGCTGTGGCTGGCCGGTGTGCTCGTCCTTGCGCTCCTGGTGTCGCGCGGGGCGCCCCTGCCGGCGCGGCTGCTGCCGTTCCAGGAGGCGGTGCGTCCGGCGGCGTACGCCGTGGTCGCGCTGCTGCTGGCGTACGTGGCGCTGGCCGCGCTCGTCGCACTGGTCGCGGCGGCCACGCGCGGGCACCCCGCGGACACGTTCGCGGTCATTCTGCTGGGCCTGCCGAACCTCGCCTGGCCGGCCCTCACCATCGGCCTGGGCGCCACCTGGCACGGCCGGGTGGACGGCCCCTTCGGGCTGCCCATGCCCCGTGTGCTGAACGAGGTGCTGCGCACCCCTGACGTCTCCACGCTGAACCTGCGCACGCTCACCGAGCACGACGGCAGGACGTGGTGGCTCCTGGTGGCGGACATCGTGCTCGTCCTGGCCGCCGCGTTCCTGATGGCGGTGCGCTCACCGGCCCGGATACGGCTGTGGCAGCACGCTCTGCGCCTGGCCGTCGCACTCGCCCTCGCGGTACTCATGATCTGCCTGCTCGGCCGGATCTCCGCGCACTACGGCCTCGCGCTGCTCGGCATCGGCGACCTGGGCGGTGGACTCTCCGGCGAGCTGTATCTGGACCCCGATGTGTGGTCGGCGGTGGGCCTCGCGGTCCTGTGGGGGCTGGCGGCCGGTTTCCTGGGCGGTCTGCTGGCCCGGCCGGTGCACCGCCGGGGCGAAGTACCGGCGCCTCCCGGCTGACCGGTCCGGGTCAGGGCCGTCGGCCCCGGAAGACCGGCTCGGCCCACGGCGGGAGCTCCGACGCCGGCTCCGGACGTTCGGTCGCGGGGAGCTCTGCCGCCGGCTCCGGACCTCCGGCCGCTGGGAACTCTGCCGCCGCCTCCGGACCTCCGGCCGCTGGGGACCCAGCCACCGTCCCCGGCCCCCAGCCGCCGGAAGCCCAGCCACCGCCTCCGGACCTCCGGCCGCTGGGGACCCAGCCACCGTCCCCGGCCCCCCGGCCGCCGGAAGCC
Encoded proteins:
- a CDS encoding streptophobe family protein, encoding MSPRTAPDRPVARHGWVQALAVVLVALASMVVVAALGLWAAGAGDLPDGAFPRVVAATVVAAVGGAVEFSGNAGSLARTRAELTVIPLSVTLTGALVIAAGFLRPLRHRAVAGAGELAGWAARIAVLWLFALIGLALAARQTFSVGLGNGVLSDIGELLDATPTVGFTTNSPLTVVYGLLWLAGVLVLALLVSRGAPLPARLLPFQEAVRPAAYAVVALLLAYVALAALVALVAAATRGHPADTFAVILLGLPNLAWPALTIGLGATWHGRVDGPFGLPMPRVLNEVLRTPDVSTLNLRTLTEHDGRTWWLLVADIVLVLAAAFLMAVRSPARIRLWQHALRLAVALALAVLMICLLGRISAHYGLALLGIGDLGGGLSGELYLDPDVWSAVGLAVLWGLAAGFLGGLLARPVHRRGEVPAPPG